TAGTATAAATTCACTAGAcgtcaaaaaagaaaatacagaTTTACTTGACCACGTATAAATCGTGACCTAATTCATCCAAAATTTAACTTAGTCATAATATATGTTGAGAATGTGTCATTACCACCACCAAGGGCAAAATAGTAAAAGGTATTTATCATTAATTAGAGTTTTCGAGTTCAACTTTGAAGTGTAGTCCTATTTGACAGGAAGTGCTAGAACTCTCGATATTGGGTTACTTATGacatgaattcaaattaatcgacACAATAGGTTTCAGACACGTGATAGTTAATCGACTtcattaatttgtttatttgtttgtttttcctCTAGATATGCAATTCGTTTTACATCAAAGTAACATTATAAATGTCCTTTgttaaaaccttttttttttgggataaaattttgttgattgatttggaataataatatatgttgcCCAAGTTGATCCAATCTTAATTAAGAGTAAATATCTGATTTAGCCCTTAATCAAGACATCACTACCTAATCCTTCGAGTTAACATTTATGGTCAATTTTAACACCTAATAATAGTATTGTGCATTTACATATAGTTTGAAATTTTCTCAGttctttttcaaaagtcaaaattCAATAGTCCATTGGAGTAATATGATTATCATTCAGAAATTAAACTAGTCATGACTTTTTATGGAGACTTTCTTACAACACCAACAAACCTGATATGGTCCCATAAATGACATCCGATGAAAGGTTGTATATACGCAAATCTTAATGATATCCTCGGCTCAAATAACATATTAGAGACTTTCTTACGACACCAACATATTCAATGTAGTCCCACAAGCGACATCTGGATGCGTAGGATATACACAAATCTTATCTCTATCTTTATGGGGTAGAAAAAGTCTAGGCTAAAAAGATATACCGGAGACTTtcttacaacaacatacccagtgttgTCCATGTCTGGGGGCGTAGGATATACAAAAATCTTATCTCTATCTTTTTGGGGTAGAAAGAGCCTTGGTTCAAAAGACATATTGGAGACTTTCTTACAACATACCCATTGTTGTTCCACAAGTGGGATATGGGGAGGGTTAAATATACGacctacctttgtggggtaaagaggttgtttccgaaagactCTCGGCTCAAAAGTCATACGGGAGACTTTCTTAATTCTACAACAATATACCCAGTATAATCCCACAAAGTAGAATCTaaggagggtagagtgtacgcagacgtTACCCctactttttttagttttgatttttataattacaATTAGTTTGGTCAATTTAACACATGCCACAAAAACtctaatttcaagaatttgaTATCTAATTCCAGAATCATTCAGCACTCAAAATCTGAGAAAATCAACAAATTTGGTCAAGTGCAAAACCATTCAAGAATCAAAATTCTTAGTgtgaattattttttcaattttctattcatcattttaaatgtttttgtttGTGTGGGCTGATGTGAATAAGGAGGAAAAGTCTAAACAATAGGTAAAAGAGAAGAACAAGACCATATAGTATGCCACTAAAGAAACTAGAAACTAGTATTGAATGGTAGCCTTTTAATTTTGTTGAACAAATTTAAGGTTGTCATGTCCTTCAACATAAATTTCTGACTGAAAATGCTAGAACTTATACTAATGTAGAATGTGTGGAATTTTATCCCATATGCTTATgttgatcaaacaaattgaCTTAACCTTCAAAGAAACTGATGAAATATCACTGTCTGTTCTACAAGAACTGGAACTTACTTAGAAATTTAAAATCGAGCTATCAGAAACAGTCTCACTACCCTACAAAGATAGGGATAAAATATACATACGTCCATCCTCCCCAAATCTCACTTGTGAAACTATACCTAATAGACGTTACTATCTAACGTTCATTGTGAACTTATATGCTCTGTCTTGTAACAATACTACAcaaatgaatatgaaagaacAAGAAAGGCCACTAATTTTATTAAGTCGTAGTTGTTGCAGCTAGCAACAATAACTTGCATATTTTGGTCATCAGAAATATTATAGTAGTATGTATTCATCTTTTTTTCCCAGACCAGCTGCTATAATCAGATATAAACAAAATGGAGGAAATTAATAAGGTGATGAAATTCCAATTTTTGGGATTATCAATTTTTGACTATAAAGTTCAGAAAATATGTATGACCAAGAAGATCAACATGATGTGCTCTCTAAATGGCTAGTAAATGCTACAGTACACAAATTTTATACAACAAAATTGACAAAACTCTATTCACTATTTCTTCATAAGAAGAACAACAGTATGAGCCGCGATACTCCTGTTCTCACCGAGACTGTCAACTTTCTCATGAGTCTTTGCTTTCAGGTTTACAACAGAAGGATCAGCACCAAGCAGCTTACACAAGTTGGCTCTAATAGACTCCTTGTGTGGGCTCACTTTTGGTCTTTGTAAAATCAAAGTGGCGTCTAGGTTTCCCAATTCATAACCTGCTTCATGCATTAGACGCACCTGGACATTAACCATAAAGCGTGGACAAGTTAGATCATCTACAAATTTAAATGCAATTTAGTACTACCGTTACtgatgatgaaaaatgaaattttctaTGAAAGGAAAATAGTTCACTCCTATTGACATATTAAAGAAGGCAATAGGAAGAATAGTGGTTATTCAAAATCTTCTAAAATGCTTTGCAAGTACGGAAGAACAATTTCATCTCAATCTTTGGTTATGGTCTCATGTTACTTACCCTGGACAAATTTCTACGTCAAGATTTGATTGTTCGAGcctttttagtaaaaaaatctAGTCATTCTATTATTTGTTTCGGCTTGAACTAGTTCTTGAATTATAAGCACATATCTAATTAATTCTCACTTTTATTCTCCTATAGTGTTTAGGTGTAATTGTTCCACGTTCAGTACAATAATCTTCTATTCATAGGTCCAAGGGACAATGGGCGATAAACCTAGCTACAATTGTTAGTTGTCTCAGGCAACATTATCAGGGAAAAACTATTTTGTTCATTTTCAGCAATCTCACCTAACATCTATCACTGTCATGTAATCTCTACCAAACAAGCTAATTGATTCCCCTAAACTGAAAGTGTTAGTATTACTATCTTACTAATTAGGTGCAGACAATCCACTTCACCTCTTATATATCCGGATGACAAACCAGACTACTATAAAAAATAGCCTCTGTGTGGGGATTGCAAATCTTCAATTTGAATGGAAAGAAACTTCATTTGAACATATCGGCAACAGTTATGTTAATCGAACAAATGAAAATGGAACCTAGCTTACACAGAATAAGACACGAAGTGCGAAAACTATTTCTTGTAAGTCGCATTACCATCTCAATGCAGTTAGTACTTGCGATTTCCTCATATTTCACTCAATAGGAACCAGAAAACTTGTCACTCGTCAAAACCAGAACATTTGTCAATGAATGACATATTAAAGTAAATCAACAAAATTAACAACCCTCCAGGATGTAAGAGTGCATAAAATAAAGCTCAACTACACAACATGCTGGTATCCACTATTCTACCTGTTATGCCATGTATCTAGTAAGAAAGCAGTGGTTGACAAAGGAGGCAGGTAGGTCAAACACAGGGATAGGGCCAATCACAAACCCCCACTGCATATTATTTCCCTGAGTTGTTGGATTCTTTAAAACTTGTGCTGAGTTGTATCTCCATACATTTCATTATCTATTTATGTGATTTGTATGCAGGTAAGTTGTATATGATGTGACTgacttcattaaaaaaaagttgtataTGATGTGACTGActtcataagaaaaaaagttgCATATGATGTGACTGACTTCGTAAGAGAAAAAAGTTGTATATGGTGTGACTGATAAGGCAACAAACATGTGAGTTTAGCCATCATTAGGAGAATGAAGTAAACTTCCTTCAAACTATCCATCAATTATCCAAAACAACTAACTACACACACagagaaaagaaatgaattaCAAAATCAATGGAGGAAAAGGGTGAAAAGAGCAGGAAAAAAGAAGGCCTCAGGGCAAGAATCTTTAGTCGTTCTCTTCTCCAGTTCTGAAAGAGTCAAAAGCAAAGacaaatcaactcaataaaTGAGTAGGTTGTGCTGGTCTGGAATTCCATCCTTGAGAAGATGTTGAGATTGTAAGAACAGAGTAGGACTTGGCTGATAACGTGCGGATAGCGAATACAGAAATGTAGAAAATCCAGATATTTAGGCCATCTTTTAACAGTTAGGTATCATAGAAGAAACCATAACACAtaaaatcaaaaatatataGAGGAGTGCTATGGAAGTGCCACGCGCTTGGAAGATACAGAACAAAGTGAAAGGCAAACTCTATAGAACATTTATGACAGCAGTAATGTTTATATTAGAGAAAATATTGGCCTCTAATACCCAACATATCCCACAAGAAAAACGTAATTTCAAGATGGATGTGTAGTCATACAAGATAGGACTTGATTACAAATGACCACATCCAACAACAGGAGCAAAGCAGTACAGGGTTAGGATGAAATGAGAGACGGTAATCCGAGATGATTTTGCAATGTCCTACATATTCATCATATGCACTGACAGTACGTGTGATAAAATAAGGATTGAAGGTGATTAAATGGAATGAGGTAGACCTAAAATCACATCCATTGAAATTGCTTAAAAAATACCTACAATCTTATGGATTTAGTGCCAATTAAGCTAAGATCAGAACACAATGGACACAAAGGATCCATATAGACAATATCAAGTTATCAACTATTGAAATTACGACTTAGATGCTATTTTTACACTTACATTAGATTTGGTGTTTATCGGGGGTCCTTGTACTAGAGTTAGACTTGTATGTTCATGCTGAGATAAGTGTTAGATGTTAAAGAACTCTAATTCTAGAGAAGCCTTAGTTAGCCTTACTTGACCAATAACAAGCAACCACTTGATTATAgtatataccaaaaaaaaaaaagagaatagaaGAATAAAGGAAGGAAAAACACAGAGAAGGAGACCAAAAGTTATACGGAAAGGAGACTGGCTTATTTACTTTCCATCAGCTAAGTTTTTCCAGCATATGCGGATAAAGTGAGGAAAGTGTGTCCTGCTTACAGACATGTCATTAGATCTGCCAATAATCGATCATAATAGAGCACAGAACAGGGAGTGTCATGAAGAAGATTACGGTTTTCAtgaataaatttactaatttgATTGTTTATTTGCCATTGTTATCACCTATTCCTATCCCTGATTCCTCTCTATCCACATTTCCTCTCCCTGCGGTGCTCTTGTTTTTTCTTGCTTATGCTAACTGTTTCATTTAGCTCCATTCAATTCACATGGGTGCAAAAATTAGAGAATGAACTTTCTCAAGTCCCATTGGTGAGACTTGAGAAAGTTAGGTAAAGCTGTTTGATTCAAGTATTGAGTTGCAAAGTGTAAACTTACCAAACCACTCATAACTTCAACCCAGTTCCTTAATCTACTCAACTTCacacaagaaaaaaatactCTTCTAATCCTATTTGAATTTTTGGTCCTCACTAACCTGAAAACCAAGTTTGACCACATCTAATATTGTCAACCAACTGTGAGTTATGACGCAGAAGGCATGAAGATATCAGCGAGAGAACTGTTATAATGCATGGATCAATATTAACTGCCAGCAAGGAACAAGTATTCATGATTTTACCGTAAAGACAAGCAAGGACACATCTGAACAGTAAGGACAAGTGGCCATGATTTTCCACTGAGAAGCTCAGAGTCAGTGTTAAACTCAAttaacaaaaagtaaaataaagaagagtATCAACTTACAGCTTCTTCCATGAACACCGAAGAAGGCGCACCCTTCCATTTAGGATCAGTGTCCGGGAAAATTTGCCCAATATCAGGAAGCCCCAGAGCTCCCAAAATTGCATCAACAACACAATGAAGCAAAACATCACCTAAAagaataaagacaaaaaaaaaaaaaaattaatctcttAAACAACAGAGACGAGTCTTTATGAGCTTACATATGGTATGAAGTACATCCTCTATCCcaaaaataagggaaaaggtCCAAATTTACTCTTCTACTATAACATAATTTTACCATTTCTTGTACTATGAAACCATTTATCCGTTACCATTAGGAAATTGTCTCGTATTTTCCGTTGACTTTAATGGAACTCCAGTGAGGATAGAGAGGAACCTCAGATGCTTCCAGAACAAAAGTAACAGCAtccagaagatgaagatgaattgcttggttttatttcatttttggtgtaaacatgaGTATACGGAAGATCTAGAATCAGTAATGAATGCTTTAGGcaccttgtaatttttgttatttaggaTTGAAGATCTTCATGATACTctccttttatttgtaattagtAAACCTCAGGTTTGattttttggaatataataCTAGActgttaccttctcaaaaaaaaaaaaaaagaagtccaAATTTACCACTCTAATCTACAGTTCTAATTACTCGTTGTCATACTTCAGGTCGGAGGTTTGTTGGATTCAAGGGAAAAAATGAGACGATTTATTAACAACAAGAGTATGAATGTCTTCATAGTATAATAGAGGGTAAAATTCAGATATTTCGTATAATAGAGTGGTACCCTTTTTCCCAAAAAGAATGGAGAATTTGAGCGTCATACATCTAAGTTTTGCTGTGAATTTGTGCATTTCTTAAGCTTCTTCAAATAAAATCCACATATTTGAAAACTGCTTACTACAACTGACACTTATTTGTTGtataatttacattttttgaaaattattttaagaaattttaaacaGGAAACACACATGATAAGACCGCCAAAAGAATTGGACGTCACTAGTTTCTTAATCTTGTCGAGGTAGAAGATAGCATATACAGAAACCGCAGAGAAAATATATACACCTGGCCttttttatgaatgaaaatactTAAACTTTTGCATTACAAATTATAATCAAATACATTTTCTGTAATGCTTAATCTAAACAATAAAAGAGTCAAACAAATTGGTGATCATGACCATTAATCTTCTTAAAATACAATTCACATATTTGGAAACTGCACAAAACACTACTACAAATCATACTAccaattataattaaaaataacttctaAAAGTGCCTTAATAAATAgtattgttttaatttgtttgtcttactttcctttttagtccatttcaaaaagaatgtctctttccttttctttctttttttggctaACTCTTTAATTCTAGCTTTCcagtgacatgtttaagaccaacAGACTAaaagaacatttagtacattCCATGGTGGCACATCCTTCTTGACTGAGCATCTTTCGCAAAGGAAACTGCATATGAATCAGCCACACTCTAACCCCTCAACTTCCCTCCTAGAGGCAGGTGTATAATCTCTTATATTCGCCTATTCTCCACGAGAATTCtaatttatttgtcaaaatggtGAAGAAATGAATTCATCATTCCAATACACGCATTCAAGAACTCGAGAATAAACTAATGTCCTGTTCACAATCTCGATTGAAATCCTGCAAATGGTATTTTCCATCGAAAATCATTGCTGTGCTTTCAGTCGCATTGAATAAAAT
This genomic stretch from Solanum stenotomum isolate F172 chromosome 10, ASM1918654v1, whole genome shotgun sequence harbors:
- the LOC125842259 gene encoding 2-C-methyl-D-erythritol 2,4-cyclodiphosphate synthase, chloroplastic, translating into MAMASSLFFSTPIPTKLISKQKPFSYHSPNPLLPQLTHKPLRSLVVSSAAAIEAETETSSSNSTPLKSLPFRVGHGFDLHRLEPGYPLIIGGINIPHDRGCEAHSDGDVLLHCVVDAILGALGLPDIGQIFPDTDPKWKGAPSSVFMEEAVRLMHEAGYELGNLDATLILQRPKVSPHKESIRANLCKLLGADPSVVNLKAKTHEKVDSLGENRSIAAHTVVLLMKK